One Streptococcus sp. S1 DNA window includes the following coding sequences:
- the yihA gene encoding ribosome biogenesis GTP-binding protein YihA/YsxC, whose protein sequence is MEINTHNADILLSAANKSHYPQDEIPEVALAGRSNVGKSSFINTLLNRKNLARTSGKPGKTQLLNFFNIDDKLRLVDVPGYGYARVSKKEREKWGRMIEEYLTSRENLKAVVSLVDFRHEPSADDVQMYEFLKYYEIPVILVATKADKIPRGKWNKHESIIKKKLDFDPADTFIVFSSVTREGLEKSWDAILENAFYEIN, encoded by the coding sequence ATGGAAATTAACACACATAATGCGGATATCCTCTTAAGCGCTGCAAATAAGAGTCATTATCCTCAAGATGAGATTCCAGAAGTTGCACTTGCCGGTCGATCCAATGTCGGCAAGTCTTCTTTTATTAATACTCTCTTAAATCGAAAAAACCTGGCCAGAACATCTGGCAAACCAGGAAAAACTCAATTGCTCAATTTCTTCAATATTGATGATAAACTCCGCTTGGTAGACGTACCTGGTTATGGCTATGCACGTGTCTCTAAAAAAGAACGCGAGAAGTGGGGACGGATGATTGAAGAATACCTCACCAGCCGTGAGAACTTAAAAGCAGTCGTTAGCCTAGTCGATTTTCGTCATGAACCTTCTGCAGATGATGTCCAGATGTATGAATTCTTAAAGTACTACGAAATTCCAGTGATCTTGGTAGCAACTAAGGCAGATAAGATTCCGCGTGGAAAATGGAACAAACATGAATCGATCATCAAGAAAAAACTAGATTTTGATCCTGCTGACACCTTTATCGTCTTTTCTTCTGTAACTAGGGAAGGATTAGAGAAGTCATGGGATGCTATTTTAGAAAATGCGTTTTACGAAATAAATTGA
- a CDS encoding glucosaminidase domain-containing protein yields the protein MKKKIRNKTKLFGLFVSVLAAGTFAAAMSEHITSVGANDGTYQAYSDPTEAFISQIGESARQLGQANDLYASVMIAQAILESGSGQSGLSSYPHYNLFGIKGSYAGQSAVMQTWEDDGAGNAYTINDAFRSYPSYYESLQDYVAVLKQGHFAGAWKSNTSSYQDATAALTGVYATDTSYYAKLNNIIETYNLTQYDSPNVQGGITGSVYNPYRQQFTSQEILNLDIAWANRLNY from the coding sequence ATGAAAAAGAAAATACGGAATAAAACGAAATTATTTGGTTTGTTCGTTTCTGTATTAGCAGCGGGGACATTTGCCGCTGCTATGAGCGAGCACATCACATCAGTTGGTGCTAATGATGGAACTTACCAAGCTTATTCAGACCCTACTGAAGCTTTCATCTCACAAATTGGTGAGTCAGCTCGTCAGCTCGGTCAAGCGAACGACCTTTATGCTTCCGTTATGATCGCACAAGCTATCCTTGAAAGTGGATCAGGTCAGTCTGGCTTGTCTTCTTATCCGCATTACAACCTTTTCGGTATTAAAGGAAGTTATGCTGGTCAATCCGCAGTGATGCAAACTTGGGAGGATGACGGTGCTGGAAATGCCTATACGATTAATGACGCTTTTCGTTCTTACCCATCTTACTATGAATCATTGCAAGACTACGTAGCAGTATTGAAACAAGGACATTTTGCAGGTGCATGGAAGAGCAACACCTCTAGTTACCAAGATGCAACAGCAGCTTTGACAGGTGTTTATGCGACAGACACAAGCTACTATGCAAAACTTAATAACATCATTGAAACTTATAATTTGACTCAATACGATTCACCAAATGTTCAAGGTGGTATTACAGGTTCAGTATACAATCCATATCGCCAACAGTTCACTTCACAAGAAATCTTGAATTTGGATATCGCTTGGGCGAACCGTTTAAATTATTAA